GGTACCGAAAATCCCATCTACGCCTACACTATATTTAACATCTTTAAGGCTTTGCTGTAAGTCTCTTACATAACTTGAACGTGAGCCTTTCCTGAGGGTCGGGCGCGTTTCCGCCTTCGTTTCGATTTTCTCCTTTGTTGCTGCGTGGGTAATTGAAGTTCCCGTTCCTAGTGGGGCCAACATCAGGGCAACAGTTGGAATGATGACCAATAATTTTTTCTTCAACACATATAACCTCCATTCATTTGATCACTCCTGCAGGTTTCTGGCACTTTCCTTGGAGCCCATTCATTATAACGTATGGAGTAGTTTTATTGGTGTTTTATTACTTAAATTATAAAAAATGGTAAATACTATTCATGGTATGTATTAAGCTTATATGATGGAGGTCCCTTTTCTTACTAAAACAAAATGATCCCCTAAAGGGGATCATTTTGTTTTAGTGATTTTATGGCTGTTGTTGATTCTGCCCTTGCATCCCAGTTCCCATGCCCATCAAGTTAGTGGCAAGCGGCACCATATTATTCATTTTCCCGCCATTTCCACTCAACATTTGATAAGTAGCAATACCTACTCCGACCGAAGCGACAACTGGCAAAATTTTATTCATGTTAGCCTTCATCTTAATCACCTTATTTTATATTTTTTTGTTCATTTCCTGAACTCTTATATCTTGTTCAAAAAAACCCAAAAAATTCAAGATGATTGTAACCGAAACGATTAGTTATAAAAATACGTTTGAAAGGGAAAATTCTTTCAGGAGGGATATTATGCAAGTTCTCTTCAAATGAGGTGAATATTCATATGCCCATGTTAGATGTGGACGGTATTAGCTTGTATTATTCTGTTAAGGGAAACGGTGTTCCTATTGTTTCTATTCATCCTCCAGTACTGACAAGTGTGTATTTCCAATACCAACTGAAGGAATTATCAGAAGAGTTCAAAGTTATCACTTTTGATATTAGGGGTCACGGAAGAAGTCAGTATTCAAGACGCCAGTAACTTATCCCCTGATTATAGAAGATATCAATCATCTATTGGATCATTTGGAAATTAAAAAAGCTATATATGCGGTTATTCGACCGGACCATTGCATCATTACGCTTATTTATTACATGAAAAATTGCCATTTACGGAATTAAAATTCATTGAACATGCCAAGCATCAGGTCCCTACAAGCGGCTAATGATTTAAATGAAAGCATTAAGCGTTTTATCCATACACGAACTGTTTGATTCTATCAACTGATAAATTTAATGGAGTGAAAAAAATTGGGAAGAGATAAAAGCATACTGATTCATTTATTATTTCTATTGCTAGTCACTGCCGTTTTTATTTGGTCAGTCATTAAGCCTGAAGGATACTTGATATGGACAATGGAAGTACTTCCTGCCGTTGTGTTTCTGATTTATTTACTTGCTACATATAATAAATTCCGCCTCACTACATTATCCTATTTCGTTGTTGCCGTTCTTTCAATCACCATGTTCATCGGTGGCCATTATACGTACTCAAAAGTCCCTGCATTTAATTGGCTAAAAGATCATTACGATCTAAACCGGAACCACTATGATCGGTTTGGGCATTTCCTGAAAGGTTTATTTGCGATTGTGATTAGAGAAATATTAATACGTAAAACCCCTCTAACAAAAGGACCGTGGTTATTTGCTGTTACATTAAGTTTTGCGCTTGCCATTGGAGCCTTATATGAAATCATCGAATGGATAACTGCCATTGTTTCAAAAGGTGGAAAAGCTTCAAAAGAATTTTTAGGAACACAAGGTGATATTTGGGACGCACAATGGGATATGTCGTTAACATTAATAGGCTCTATCCTTGTATTGTTCACCTTGTCCAAACTTCATGACAAACTGTTACGAAAAGTGAAAAATTGAGAAGAAATATTGGGTCCGACC
This sequence is a window from Brevibacillus sp. JNUCC-41. Protein-coding genes within it:
- a CDS encoding DUF2238 domain-containing protein, giving the protein MGRDKSILIHLLFLLLVTAVFIWSVIKPEGYLIWTMEVLPAVVFLIYLLATYNKFRLTTLSYFVVAVLSITMFIGGHYTYSKVPAFNWLKDHYDLNRNHYDRFGHFLKGLFAIVIREILIRKTPLTKGPWLFAVTLSFALAIGALYEIIEWITAIVSKGGKASKEFLGTQGDIWDAQWDMSLTLIGSILVLFTLSKLHDKLLRKVKN